The Dehalococcoidia bacterium DNA window GGAACGGAAATTGACCCCAACACAGGAGAGACGAATACAACCTGTACCCAGGCGACAAAAAATATACGCATAATCGATTCCTGCAGCGGAGATATCTTTGATTATGGCAGTGCAGTCAAGCAGTGCCGGATGATCGTAGATTCGGAAGCCTGCGCCAAAGAATGCAACAGGGCAAGCGACCCGGCGGTAAACTGCAGCAGCGTCTGCAGCCAGCCGATGAACGTGCCCTGGTATTGCGAAACTGCAGAATGCGGGTTAAATCCCTGCAATCTGGGAGCAGCGCATATATATACTTTTACTAAGCTCAATCAGATTTTTAACGGGCTCAATTTAAAGTCGTTGGGCCTGCAGCAGGATTACCAGCAGCGCACAACAGCCGATAATTCCATGAGGAAAACAGAGGACGCTTCTGGTATTACGACTGCGGACAATGTTAACTGGAGCACTGCGATCACCAGGAAAATTATCACGCATCCATCTGGCTCAACCAGCCCCGCTACCACAACTAAGGAGGTTAGCAGTGTGGTTTCGCAGAATAAAGAGGAATCGCGTAGGACAAACTGGTAAAAAGGCGCAGGTCTCTTTAGAGCTGGCCGCAAGCATCGTCGTGCTCTTTATTTTATTGTTCGGCGCATTGCAGGTATTCTTGTGGTTTAACCAGCGCATGGTTCAGAGACAGAAAGATTACGAAGCTAAAAGAGTGGAAGCGGCAAACAGCCCGGCAGAGGTTCAGGCGGATGAAACTGACCAGAGTAAATATCCTAAGCTGAACATCTTTAAGCGATAGGCGGGGAGGGAGGATGAGGCTATGCTAAGCGGCTTTTATAAAAGATTTTCCCTGAATAACCTGAGAGAAGGCAAGCCTCTAGGCCAGGTAGCCACCCTGCTTATTTTAATGATCGTGGTTGTCCTGATTATGATTTTGACTACGGTTAACCTGGGCCAGCTTTCTATTTCTACTACTAATCTTTCTAATGTAGCGGATTCCGCAGCCCTTAGCCTAGCTTCTCAGTTAGCTACCCGCTCGTATAGTTT harbors:
- a CDS encoding Tad domain-containing protein — protein: MLSGFYKRFSLNNLREGKPLGQVATLLILMIVVVLIMILTTVNLGQLSISTTNLSNVADSAALSLASQLATRSYS